In Boudabousia tangfeifanii, the DNA window GATGAAGATTTGCGGCAAACTGCTTGCACTTTAGGAGTTCCGGTAGCCGAACGAATTGACCCGAAAGCAGTCACCGCCAAATGATTTTGGTGGGCTGTTTCACCCTACTAACCACCCAGCTATTTACCTTGGCGTGATAGCATTACAGATGCCGTTAGATCGGCCACGGATGAATCATGCGCAGAAGAACCTGCTCTGCCGCTCCGTGCAACGAAAATAAAAGGAGAATCCTGTGCCACTAAGCAAGGACGTTAAAGAACAGATTATCGCTGAATACGCAACCCACCCAGGTGACACTGGTTCGCCTGAGGTCCAGATTGCACTACTAACTCAGCGCATCAAGGATCTAACTGAACACTTCAAGACCCACAAGCACG includes these proteins:
- the rpsO gene encoding 30S ribosomal protein S15; protein product: MPLSKDVKEQIIAEYATHPGDTGSPEVQIALLTQRIKDLTEHFKTHKHDHHSRRGLMLLVGHRKRLLGYLKDIDIERYRALIARLGIRG